The genomic DNA CCCCGCGTCCACCACCAGCCGGGCCGTCTCGGCGTTGATGCCGCCATCCACCTCGATGTCCGTCTTCAGGCCCCGCGCGTCGAGCATCGCGCGCAAGCGGCGCACCTTGTCCACCGTCTGGGGAATGAAGCCCTGGCCTCCAAACCCCGGGTTGACGCTCATCAGCAGCACCATCTCCACGTCGCCCAGCACTTCCTCGATGGAGGACAGCGGCGTGGCCGGGTTGAGCACCACCGCCGGCTTCGCGCCCGCGTTGCGAATCTGCTGCAACACCCGGTGCAGGTGCGTGCAGGCCTCCACGTGCACCGTGAGGATGTCCGCCCCCGCCTTCGCGAAGGCCTCGATGTACTTCTCCGGCTCGACGATCATCAGGTGGACGTCCAGGGGCCGGGTCGCGGCCTTCTTGATGGCCTGCACCACCACGGGCCCGAGCGTGAGGTTGGGCACGAAGCGCCCATCCATCACATCCACGTGAATCCAGTCCGCTCCGGCGGCCTCCACCGCGCGGACTTCCTCGGCCAAGCGGCCAAAATCCGAGGACAGCATCGAGGGTGACACGAGCGGGCGACGATTCATGGGGGCTACTTAGCCATTTCCCCGCCTTCCGGGTACTGGCCCGGTTGATGAGCGAACAGGCCCGGCCGCGTTTTTTCCAGCAGAGGGAGCGGCCGAGCAGGGGGGAGGCATGGCGGTTTCCGGCATCGTGCTAAGAAGCTCCCTTGTTGTCCGCGCGCCGT from Melittangium boletus DSM 14713 includes the following:
- the rpe gene encoding ribulose-phosphate 3-epimerase — its product is MNRRPLVSPSMLSSDFGRLAEEVRAVEAAGADWIHVDVMDGRFVPNLTLGPVVVQAIKKAATRPLDVHLMIVEPEKYIEAFAKAGADILTVHVEACTHLHRVLQQIRNAGAKPAVVLNPATPLSSIEEVLGDVEMVLLMSVNPGFGGQGFIPQTVDKVRRLRAMLDARGLKTDIEVDGGINAETARLVVDAGASVLVAGSHVFGAKDYAAAIRSLRA